One window of Treponema denticola genomic DNA carries:
- a CDS encoding glycoside-pentoside-hexuronide (GPH):cation symporter, with translation MKQNRWTFGLGTIGRDMVYSLISMYLIFYMTDVIYVPTNVLWSITVIVLAARIFDACNDPIMGLIVDNTKTKYGKFKPWIAFGALTSGIFTILLFTDFGIKGGAYAAFFGIIYLLWGVAFTTNDISYWSMLPSLSVDQKEREKIGSIARICANVGLFFVVAGIVPITTAWGNKTGSLAKGYFFFAIMVTLIMWLGQIITLIGVKEPKITKPQKHTSLKELLSVIVKNDQLLLTAIAMTLFMIGYMTTTGFGLYFFKYAYGDEGMYSVFAIILGLSQISALIIFPVLSKFFVRQKIYTASTIMVLAGYTIFFFAPTNTMLFIGISGVFLFVGQAFIQLMMLMFLADCVDYGHWKLGKRNDSISFSIQPFINKLSGAIGNGIVSAVVIISGIKEASSAAEVTKEGLLMMKTAMLVFPLFCIVGSYILYRLRYKIDEKTYANILTELEERGELVKNE, from the coding sequence ATGAAACAAAACAGATGGACTTTCGGCCTTGGAACTATAGGCCGAGATATGGTGTACTCTTTGATAAGCATGTACCTTATTTTTTACATGACCGATGTAATTTATGTTCCTACAAATGTATTGTGGAGTATTACGGTTATTGTTCTTGCAGCCCGCATTTTTGATGCATGTAACGATCCGATTATGGGTCTGATAGTCGATAACACCAAAACCAAGTACGGAAAATTTAAGCCTTGGATAGCCTTCGGAGCCTTGACCTCAGGGATTTTTACGATCCTTCTTTTTACGGATTTTGGGATTAAGGGAGGTGCCTATGCAGCCTTCTTCGGCATTATCTATCTTTTATGGGGTGTCGCTTTTACCACAAACGATATAAGCTATTGGTCAATGCTTCCTTCTTTAAGTGTGGATCAAAAAGAAAGAGAAAAAATAGGATCTATTGCCCGTATTTGCGCAAATGTGGGGCTTTTCTTTGTTGTTGCCGGCATAGTTCCCATTACAACCGCATGGGGTAATAAAACGGGAAGCCTTGCAAAGGGTTATTTTTTCTTTGCAATTATGGTTACCCTAATTATGTGGCTCGGTCAAATTATAACCTTAATCGGCGTAAAAGAACCTAAAATAACAAAGCCACAAAAACATACATCCCTTAAAGAGCTCTTGAGCGTTATAGTAAAAAATGACCAGCTCCTTTTAACTGCTATAGCCATGACTCTTTTTATGATAGGCTATATGACCACGACGGGCTTTGGCCTTTACTTTTTTAAGTATGCCTATGGTGATGAAGGCATGTATTCAGTTTTTGCGATTATCCTGGGTCTTTCCCAAATTTCGGCCCTGATTATTTTTCCGGTTTTAAGTAAATTTTTTGTAAGACAAAAAATTTATACGGCTTCGACAATAATGGTTTTGGCCGGCTACACCATCTTCTTTTTTGCTCCTACAAATACCATGCTTTTTATCGGTATTTCGGGAGTTTTTCTCTTTGTGGGTCAGGCCTTTATTCAGCTTATGATGCTCATGTTCCTTGCCGACTGTGTTGACTACGGCCATTGGAAATTGGGCAAAAGGAATGACAGCATTTCGTTTTCGATTCAGCCCTTTATCAATAAACTTTCAGGAGCTATCGGAAACGGCATAGTAAGCGCAGTCGTCATCATTTCAGGAATCAAAGAAGCCTCATCCGCTGCCGAGGTTACAAAGGAAGGCCTTTTAATGATGAAGACAGCCATGCTCGTCTTTCCTCTTTTTTGTATAGTCGGCAGCTACATCCTATACCGCCTCCGCTATAAAATCGACGAAAAAACCTATGCTAACATCTTAACTGAACTTGAAGAGAGGGGCGAGCTGGTTAAAAATGAGTAA
- a CDS encoding DUF4258 domain-containing protein translates to MTERGLSPVVIRSIVETGTIIQEYPNDKPYPSRLILGFCENRPIHVVAAYDADEDKEYIITAYEPDTKLWSEGFTKRR, encoded by the coding sequence ATGACAGAGCGAGGACTTTCTCCTGTTGTCATAAGATCTATTGTTGAAACAGGAACTATCATACAGGAATATCCAAATGATAAACCTTATCCAAGTCGGCTGATTCTTGGATTTTGTGAAAATCGTCCTATTCATGTTGTTGCGGCTTACGATGCTGATGAAGATAAGGAATATATAATTACGGCCTATGAACCGGATACAAAGTTATGGTCTGAAGGTTTTACTAAAAGGAGATAA
- a CDS encoding type II toxin-antitoxin system MqsA family antitoxin — MKCQICKFGKTREGYTQVVLTRKNATVIFRNVPANICDDCGEYYLDEKTAEDVYARAETCFSLGQEIAIIEYKQPVSA, encoded by the coding sequence ATGAAGTGTCAGATTTGTAAATTTGGAAAGACTAGGGAAGGATATACTCAGGTTGTTCTTACGCGGAAAAATGCAACTGTAATTTTTCGCAATGTTCCGGCTAATATTTGTGATGATTGCGGAGAATATTATCTTGATGAAAAAACCGCAGAAGATGTATATGCTAGGGCTGAAACCTGTTTTTCTTTAGGTCAAGAGATTGCAATAATTGAATATAAGCAACCTGTTTCTGCATGA
- a CDS encoding response regulator transcription factor: MTFLIVEDDEQIRKEIKTFFKADFDIEEASSIKEALPYLDYDIVLLDLNLGGESSLPLICKIKSACIVISVQDDEQTIVKALEDGACDYVTKPFSLNVLKARIHAILRRNNNQDIDLKLKNGEPIILIDNKEIMLTKKEYQIMNLFLNNSSTVLTRGLILEHIWDKDEVFVEDNTLTVTMSRLKNKIGSSRIETVRGIGYRWKG, encoded by the coding sequence ATGACCTTTCTTATAGTTGAAGACGATGAACAGATACGCAAAGAAATAAAAACCTTTTTTAAGGCGGATTTCGATATTGAGGAAGCCTCCTCGATAAAAGAAGCTCTACCTTATCTTGATTACGATATTGTACTCCTCGATTTGAATCTTGGCGGAGAATCATCTTTACCGCTTATTTGCAAAATAAAATCGGCTTGTATAGTTATTTCCGTTCAAGATGATGAGCAAACCATTGTCAAAGCTTTGGAAGATGGGGCTTGTGATTATGTAACAAAGCCTTTTAGTCTCAATGTATTAAAGGCTCGGATACATGCAATCTTACGCCGGAACAATAATCAAGATATTGATTTAAAACTAAAAAACGGAGAGCCAATAATCCTCATCGACAATAAAGAAATTATGTTGACAAAAAAAGAATATCAAATAATGAACCTTTTTTTAAATAATTCAAGTACGGTTTTAACCCGCGGCCTTATTTTGGAGCACATTTGGGACAAGGACGAAGTCTTTGTTGAAGATAATACTCTTACCGTTACGATGAGCCGCCTCAAAAACAAGATAGGCAGCTCAAGGATAGAAACTGTGAGAGGAATAGGATATAGGTGGAAGGGCTAA
- a CDS encoding sensor histidine kinase has protein sequence MYGLKIRFAVYFCFLTALSFFAYKSYQTKYTLSLSAVLQYLPDEQKIEALQNIKTGNIKTDILEKLGYREDNSFFYFMLCAGFVLVLSACLLESFFYRRRQKKEIENISSYLDSLEKGAGKLITKNGTLLHDKLYKLYTELLCERENAQAEKLKFQKNLEDIAHQIKTPITAMLLSLENSSLTADNSPKRGTCTDASMLNATVNSIIKSLYRLNELTDRLLHSASLESGTKRMKRNPLSAYEACLEAYEACENLFEQKGIAVHIEHNDALISVDYYWITEAFMNIFKNAAYYLSKGNSVNVFFNETPLYTEIVFKDDGRGIQKEALHSVFNRFYKTPDSNGFGLGLHIAKSIAEKNNGTLCAYNENGAVFKFTFYKT, from the coding sequence ATGTACGGCTTAAAAATACGCTTTGCCGTCTATTTTTGCTTTTTGACGGCTCTCAGTTTTTTTGCTTACAAAAGTTATCAGACAAAATATACGCTCTCTCTTTCCGCCGTCTTACAGTATCTTCCCGATGAACAAAAAATTGAAGCCTTACAAAATATAAAGACGGGAAACATAAAAACCGACATCCTTGAAAAACTCGGTTATCGGGAAGACAACTCCTTTTTTTATTTTATGCTTTGTGCCGGTTTTGTTTTGGTTTTAAGTGCCTGTCTTTTGGAAAGTTTTTTTTACAGGCGGCGGCAAAAAAAAGAAATAGAAAACATATCTTCCTATCTTGATTCACTGGAAAAGGGAGCAGGGAAACTGATAACTAAAAACGGAACTTTGCTTCATGATAAGCTCTACAAACTTTATACCGAACTTCTTTGTGAACGGGAAAATGCTCAAGCCGAAAAGCTTAAATTTCAAAAAAATCTGGAAGATATAGCTCACCAAATAAAAACACCCATTACGGCGATGCTCCTCTCTTTGGAAAACTCAAGCCTTACCGCCGATAATTCTCCGAAACGGGGTACCTGTACGGATGCCTCAATGCTAAATGCGACGGTAAATTCGATCATAAAATCGCTGTACCGTTTAAATGAACTTACCGACAGGCTCCTCCATTCGGCAAGCCTTGAATCAGGAACTAAGCGGATGAAAAGAAATCCTCTTTCCGCCTATGAAGCCTGTTTGGAAGCCTATGAAGCTTGTGAAAATCTTTTTGAACAAAAAGGCATTGCCGTTCATATTGAGCATAACGATGCTCTTATAAGTGTCGACTATTACTGGATAACCGAAGCTTTTATGAACATTTTTAAAAATGCCGCCTACTATCTTTCAAAAGGAAACTCTGTAAATGTTTTTTTTAACGAAACGCCGTTGTACACGGAAATTGTTTTTAAAGATGACGGGAGAGGAATTCAAAAAGAAGCTCTGCACTCTGTCTTTAACCGCTTTTATAAAACTCCCGATTCCAATGGTTTCGGTTTAGGCTTACATATCGCAAAATCAATTGCCGAAAAAAACAACGGCACCCTTTGCGCCTACAACGAAAACGGCGCCGTATTTAAATTCACATTTTATAAAACTTAA
- a CDS encoding ABC transporter permease — protein sequence MKKIGLKKYDTKKNGAVLLAVTMTGIFFSLFVNIAFSSYTSRIVSIKERFPYDAVTRKTVTREVRSLIAAHKNVKETYLIRDLISIQYRGILCTLEEAEGSMLTRDVLIEGSFPQNNTELIISLEFKERFGIATGDTLTITAGKRIVKLKGASGKTAAEDGNERIVPAGEYPAQDEVFRPEEERSFTVTGIFKTNSAFTPANPVIKTRVLGDAFRDGKAANIALVFANKWKGHDTVKDLASLIESETKDYRDIFFVNDMLLSMYGAFDRKEISLNQILTVTLFPLYLALGSVLVFVLMLKNIYSIWAFDKIRIFAMYKSIGCSRRQLGKLVVKEALRQALPAALISLIPGNILSYLIIEFIKKTVGSAPYKIISDYRFSIVVNLITAAFVFICVALSASLPARKLSRMDIIEALKGGFELKKDKRRRQAKNFEEELRKNNFVVFKASTALVTFSFTIIFFILLMGTGLHIEHNYWHSERLYDLHLFLRTHRTGVPEPFRRVSEQLNKKDYLIYTQKYAFMYPEAFLSGEFKKKGFYKKAEGKLFQRENGKAVISVYFAGLLPEDFKTLTGHSDYRGIVVLNCVRKNLEDELSKAQYIPYFDESVKSLPITLYGMGNTEDDMPEKEFTVEKYIRELPSGFLYDKNVIASDYDLTVFLPAEELDRILNENFTPKNEYDYTFTQYFMNIRTEKHKNTQLADENYYNNLLKNYIQEEERFSVNGEKSRAVNKSASDALSLLLYAICAVCVLITLATVYAAVNMFFARRRREIFLLKSCGIRKSELKALLMRDYFYFMLRSVLYAVPLCASLTLWYGTLSISFTFKRFLLGMNYPALTAIIALIAVAVYLFFRFGAKRFQGMNIAEEVRG from the coding sequence ATGAAAAAAATCGGTCTAAAAAAATACGATACGAAAAAAAACGGAGCCGTCCTCCTCGCCGTTACGATGACCGGCATATTTTTTTCACTATTTGTAAACATAGCTTTTTCTTCTTATACAAGCAGAATTGTTTCAATCAAAGAGCGCTTTCCTTACGATGCAGTTACGCGCAAAACCGTTACACGGGAAGTTCGCAGTCTTATTGCCGCCCATAAAAATGTCAAGGAAACGTACCTTATTCGTGATTTGATTTCGATTCAATATAGGGGCATTTTGTGTACGCTTGAAGAAGCGGAAGGCAGTATGCTTACCCGTGATGTTCTGATTGAAGGGAGCTTTCCGCAAAACAACACGGAACTGATTATTTCTTTGGAATTTAAAGAAAGGTTCGGCATTGCAACGGGCGATACATTGACTATAACCGCAGGAAAGCGCATTGTTAAGCTTAAGGGAGCCTCAGGGAAAACTGCCGCCGAAGACGGCAATGAACGGATTGTTCCTGCAGGTGAATATCCTGCACAAGATGAAGTGTTCCGCCCTGAAGAAGAACGCTCTTTTACGGTTACCGGTATTTTTAAAACCAACAGCGCATTTACGCCGGCAAATCCTGTTATTAAAACACGGGTTTTAGGTGATGCATTTCGGGACGGAAAAGCCGCAAACATAGCCCTTGTTTTTGCGAATAAGTGGAAGGGACATGACACAGTAAAAGACCTTGCCTCCTTAATTGAATCGGAAACTAAGGACTACCGTGATATCTTTTTTGTCAACGATATGCTGCTTTCCATGTACGGAGCCTTTGACCGCAAAGAAATTTCACTTAATCAAATTCTTACGGTAACGCTTTTTCCCCTTTATCTTGCCTTGGGGAGCGTTCTTGTCTTTGTGCTGATGCTTAAAAATATTTACAGCATTTGGGCATTTGATAAAATACGGATATTTGCAATGTATAAAAGTATCGGCTGCTCAAGAAGGCAGCTTGGAAAACTTGTGGTAAAAGAAGCATTGCGGCAAGCTCTGCCTGCCGCCCTTATCAGCCTTATTCCGGGTAACATACTTTCATATCTTATTATCGAATTTATAAAAAAGACTGTGGGAAGTGCTCCTTATAAAATAATTTCAGACTATCGGTTCAGCATAGTGGTGAACCTTATTACGGCAGCCTTTGTTTTTATTTGTGTTGCACTTTCTGCAAGTCTTCCCGCACGTAAGCTTTCCCGTATGGATATCATCGAAGCACTGAAAGGCGGCTTTGAGCTTAAAAAAGATAAACGGAGACGACAGGCGAAAAATTTTGAAGAGGAATTGCGCAAAAATAACTTTGTTGTTTTTAAAGCGAGCACCGCCCTCGTTACCTTTTCTTTTACCATCATTTTTTTTATTTTGCTTATGGGAACGGGACTTCACATAGAACATAATTATTGGCACAGCGAACGGTTGTACGATTTGCATCTTTTTTTGCGTACACATAGGACGGGCGTTCCCGAACCATTTCGGCGGGTGTCGGAACAATTAAACAAAAAGGATTATTTAATTTACACGCAAAAATATGCATTTATGTATCCCGAAGCGTTTTTGTCGGGCGAATTCAAAAAAAAGGGATTTTATAAAAAGGCGGAAGGGAAACTTTTTCAACGTGAAAACGGTAAGGCGGTTATCTCGGTATATTTTGCAGGCCTTTTGCCTGAAGATTTTAAAACCCTAACGGGACACAGCGACTACCGCGGTATTGTAGTGCTTAACTGTGTCCGAAAAAATCTTGAAGATGAGCTTTCCAAAGCTCAATATATTCCCTATTTTGACGAAAGCGTAAAAAGTCTTCCCATAACTCTTTACGGAATGGGCAATACCGAAGACGATATGCCGGAAAAAGAATTCACTGTTGAAAAATACATTAGGGAACTTCCTTCAGGCTTTTTATACGATAAAAACGTTATAGCAAGCGATTATGATTTGACCGTTTTTCTTCCGGCAGAAGAATTGGATCGTATTTTGAATGAAAATTTTACTCCGAAAAATGAATACGATTATACATTTACTCAGTATTTTATGAATATCCGCACCGAAAAACATAAAAACACGCAGCTTGCCGATGAAAACTATTATAACAATCTTTTAAAAAATTACATACAGGAAGAAGAGCGGTTTAGTGTTAACGGTGAAAAGTCGCGTGCGGTCAATAAATCGGCTTCCGATGCGTTATCTCTTTTATTATATGCGATTTGTGCCGTCTGCGTACTGATTACCCTTGCCACCGTATACGCAGCGGTAAATATGTTTTTTGCGCGCCGACGCCGCGAAATATTTTTGCTTAAATCATGCGGCATACGGAAATCGGAATTAAAGGCTCTCCTTATGCGCGACTACTTTTACTTTATGCTGCGTTCGGTGCTGTATGCCGTACCGCTTTGCGCAAGTTTAACGCTCTGGTACGGGACATTGAGCATTTCGTTTACATTTAAACGCTTTTTGCTTGGTATGAATTACCCGGCACTCACTGCCATTATCGCCCTCATTGCAGTTGCTGTCTACCTCTTTTTCCGCTTTGGAGCAAAACGCTTTCAAGGCATGAACATAGCGGAGGAAGTAAGGGGGTAA
- a CDS encoding ABC transporter ATP-binding protein, with translation MEIIRIENVYKAYGSEDTLVKALDNVSLSVNKGEFVAIVGSSGSGKSTLLHILGGVDSPDSGKIFIQGEDISQYTEDELALFRRRKVGLVYQFYNLIPNLSIEKNISLPLILDKPLIFNKQKIDKDKLMNLAEKLGIKNKLNSFPHELSGGQQQRAAIARSLIYAPALLLADEPTGNLDRKNTDEIMSLLKYAHKTYNQTILMVTHDERLALSASRIVELSDGKIVKDEAV, from the coding sequence ATGGAAATTATACGTATTGAAAATGTGTATAAGGCCTACGGTTCAGAGGATACACTGGTAAAAGCATTGGACAATGTTAGCCTTTCGGTAAACAAGGGCGAATTCGTTGCAATTGTCGGTTCTTCAGGGAGCGGCAAAAGTACCCTCCTTCATATTTTAGGAGGGGTGGATTCGCCCGATTCGGGGAAGATTTTTATTCAGGGTGAAGACATTTCACAGTACACGGAAGATGAGCTTGCTCTTTTCAGACGGCGGAAGGTCGGACTTGTCTATCAGTTTTATAATCTTATTCCGAACTTGTCGATTGAAAAAAACATAAGCTTACCGCTTATCCTCGATAAGCCGCTTATCTTCAATAAGCAAAAAATCGACAAGGATAAACTTATGAACCTTGCCGAAAAACTAGGCATAAAAAATAAGCTAAACAGTTTTCCGCATGAGCTTTCAGGCGGACAGCAGCAAAGAGCGGCAATTGCACGAAGCTTGATTTATGCTCCCGCCCTCCTTTTGGCGGACGAGCCTACCGGAAACCTTGATCGTAAAAACACCGACGAGATTATGAGCCTTCTTAAATATGCACATAAAACATACAATCAAACAATTTTGATGGTAACACATGACGAACGCCTTGCCCTTTCCGCTTCAAGGATTGTGGAATTGTCGGACGGTAAAATTGTAAAGGATGAAGCGGTATGA
- a CDS encoding diguanylate cyclase domain-containing protein, with protein MKKMYIGIYAAIALLIIVGTFSWFVYGIIKDSDTGAEEAKSTFAYFAKQIIISSEKENFAQSEYNQRLYSLAEELEIKAFVISKPSKSIVISWPKDSNLISYDEGGSLIIKPASLFIKNHSGKINVKTMKSYDTELILTTSIPTLKPAVIYLKIRSAFFIILAVTILTVIIILSTSLTHTQDRVYADINKRAFEDDFKDDGGFSPKTYAKENKYYEPEEEVYPHDYTEAKEEDESRLKPVEDIKSGKDEDIYGLEDLDNLKITQQFPYEAGKETALKEEKGIAYVSSDSEEYNDVKTSSFGTVNAEAIEKVRGLYSPITGISWQEYLPEYLESELRRAASSEQDIALVIMKLKDFTLESLIGKKIAALLIDFIKFRDMIFEFDENGFAAILQDTNLDEAMKKAEEIYKGTKSILNEYDISEPVSIGITTRTSRLISSGRMIEEAQAAVNRAINNNEDPIVAFRVNPEKYREFISDN; from the coding sequence ATGAAAAAGATGTATATTGGCATATATGCCGCAATAGCTTTATTGATTATAGTAGGAACATTTTCATGGTTTGTATATGGGATTATAAAGGATTCCGATACCGGTGCGGAGGAAGCCAAATCTACATTTGCTTATTTTGCAAAACAGATTATAATCTCATCCGAAAAGGAAAACTTTGCCCAAAGTGAATATAATCAAAGATTATATTCACTTGCCGAAGAGCTGGAAATCAAGGCCTTTGTTATTTCCAAACCTTCTAAAAGTATTGTAATTTCTTGGCCCAAGGATTCCAACCTAATAAGCTATGATGAAGGCGGTAGTTTGATTATAAAACCGGCCTCCTTATTTATAAAAAATCATAGCGGAAAAATAAATGTAAAAACAATGAAAAGTTATGATACCGAGCTTATATTGACAACCTCTATCCCAACATTAAAGCCGGCAGTAATCTATTTGAAAATCAGAAGTGCATTTTTTATAATATTAGCTGTAACAATTTTAACCGTAATCATAATTCTTTCTACAAGTCTTACTCATACTCAAGACAGAGTATATGCAGATATAAATAAAAGAGCCTTTGAGGACGATTTTAAAGACGATGGAGGCTTCTCCCCCAAAACATACGCTAAAGAAAATAAATATTATGAGCCTGAAGAGGAAGTCTATCCTCATGACTATACCGAAGCAAAAGAAGAAGATGAATCCCGTTTAAAACCAGTCGAAGATATTAAGAGCGGCAAAGATGAGGACATCTACGGCCTTGAAGATCTGGATAATTTAAAAATTACACAACAATTTCCTTATGAGGCAGGCAAAGAGACCGCTCTAAAGGAAGAAAAAGGCATTGCCTATGTAAGTTCTGATTCGGAAGAGTACAATGATGTTAAAACATCGTCTTTCGGCACTGTAAATGCAGAAGCCATAGAAAAAGTTCGAGGCCTTTATTCCCCTATTACAGGAATAAGCTGGCAGGAATATCTGCCTGAATATCTGGAATCGGAACTCCGAAGAGCTGCATCATCCGAACAGGACATAGCCTTAGTTATTATGAAGCTTAAGGATTTTACTCTCGAAAGTCTAATAGGAAAAAAGATTGCAGCCCTTTTGATCGATTTTATAAAATTTAGGGATATGATTTTTGAATTCGATGAAAACGGATTCGCAGCTATTCTTCAAGACACCAACTTAGATGAAGCTATGAAAAAAGCGGAGGAAATATACAAAGGAACTAAGAGTATATTAAATGAATATGATATCTCTGAACCGGTTTCGATAGGTATCACAACAAGAACCTCCCGTCTTATTTCTTCCGGAAGAATGATTGAAGAAGCTCAAGCAGCGGTAAACCGTGCCATAAATAATAATGAAGATCCAATAGTCGCCTTTAGGGTAAATCCTGAAAAATACAGGGAATTTATTTCGGATAATTAA
- a CDS encoding motility associated factor glycosyltransferase family protein has protein sequence MNFFDKNIEALKKINLKLAEDIINSDDKSDYSSDKESSKTGLDLPLLKNGKLLHSKYDPLKEASRFFTGNENFILFCGLGAGIQIEFFLNNFDSKYCAVTEASFSNFKSLFKIIDFSHLILNKNLSFLPPFESENFEKEFINSYIPAIHGNFEIKILRPWEDFYKEKISKFEKKIQASLEKIQADVSTQAAFGKIWMRNIMQNLKTASLIRPFIPKTDPSKKAYILGAGPSLESALENIKKYRDSIVLFASDTAFPVLISAGIEADFFVTMDPQNISYAHCFKPFTKNTVGIFDLCSNPILAREFLKNGNSFFFTKSAHPFAQYASFFSPFPYMETGSGTVALAARSAALSLGFKDLEFFGLDFAYTDGKAYAAGTYLSKQFEKNSFKTSPLETKFCDLMFRTEVKKMQENGKITYTTALLDGYKAFFKTAIGLNASSPVWKKEDFSIFPYEEFISHLKKQACKDKNMLTTALLPYFTYLSKRLSKNISNFADVELVLSQILEYTVS, from the coding sequence ATGAATTTTTTTGACAAGAATATAGAAGCATTAAAAAAAATAAATTTAAAACTTGCCGAAGATATTATAAATTCCGATGATAAGTCGGATTACTCTTCCGATAAGGAAAGCTCTAAAACAGGACTTGACCTTCCTTTACTAAAAAACGGCAAACTCCTTCATTCTAAATATGACCCATTAAAAGAAGCATCGAGATTTTTTACAGGAAACGAAAATTTTATTCTCTTTTGCGGATTGGGGGCAGGTATTCAAATAGAGTTTTTTTTAAATAATTTTGACTCAAAGTACTGTGCCGTAACCGAAGCAAGTTTTTCAAATTTTAAAAGCTTATTTAAAATAATAGACTTTTCCCATCTTATTCTAAATAAGAACCTATCTTTTTTACCGCCATTTGAATCTGAAAACTTTGAAAAAGAATTTATCAATAGCTATATTCCGGCCATACACGGCAATTTTGAGATAAAAATTTTAAGGCCTTGGGAAGACTTTTACAAGGAGAAAATTTCAAAATTCGAAAAGAAAATTCAAGCCTCATTAGAAAAAATACAGGCAGATGTTTCAACTCAGGCAGCCTTCGGTAAAATATGGATGCGGAATATTATGCAGAATTTAAAAACGGCTTCTCTAATAAGACCGTTTATTCCTAAAACGGATCCTAGTAAAAAAGCCTATATTTTGGGAGCCGGGCCAAGCCTTGAATCCGCCTTGGAAAATATAAAAAAATACAGGGACTCCATTGTTCTTTTTGCTTCAGATACGGCCTTTCCGGTTTTAATATCTGCCGGCATAGAAGCCGATTTTTTTGTTACGATGGACCCGCAAAATATTTCTTATGCCCATTGTTTTAAACCGTTTACAAAAAACACCGTAGGTATATTTGACCTTTGCTCAAACCCGATTCTTGCGAGGGAATTCTTAAAAAACGGCAACTCTTTTTTCTTTACAAAAAGCGCCCATCCCTTTGCTCAATATGCTTCCTTTTTCTCCCCCTTTCCTTATATGGAAACAGGAAGCGGAACTGTCGCCCTTGCGGCAAGATCGGCAGCCCTTTCCCTTGGATTTAAAGATTTGGAATTTTTCGGCTTGGACTTTGCTTATACAGACGGTAAGGCATATGCAGCAGGAACATATCTTTCAAAACAATTTGAAAAAAACTCTTTCAAAACTTCGCCTTTGGAAACAAAATTCTGTGACCTTATGTTTAGAACGGAAGTAAAAAAAATGCAAGAAAACGGAAAAATAACTTATACTACAGCTCTTTTAGACGGATATAAAGCTTTTTTTAAAACCGCAATCGGCCTTAACGCCTCTTCTCCTGTATGGAAAAAAGAAGACTTTTCAATCTTTCCATATGAGGAATTTATAAGTCATCTAAAAAAACAGGCTTGTAAAGATAAGAATATGCTAACAACGGCTCTTTTGCCTTATTTTACATATTTAAGTAAAAGATTATCTAAAAATATCTCGAATTTTGCCGATGTAGAACTTGTACTATCTCAAATTCTGGAGTATACTGTAAGTTAA